One genomic region from Streptomyces sp. NBC_00582 encodes:
- a CDS encoding MFS transporter — MTTDRAATAASTGTVFARGLLFVLSGNMLLDALEVSVAVVALPSIGADLGLSLTAQGWVVSGFALGFGGLLLLSGRLVAELGLRRVYLAGLLVFAVASVLGSLATSGPLLIAGRIVKGCCAALTAPTGLAIIADVFPAGPARNRAVSVYALFGAGGFSSGLVLSGLLTEVSWRWTFLFPGPVALVLFLCGLRLIPVRAPGGDGAPPRPGTAHRYDLPGAVTSVGALLALAWALTRGPDAGWADPLTLTGLLLAAALSTAFVHVERAAPRPLLRTGLLAHRPLRWSALGAAALNGSYLGFLFVVTLDLQSGRGWSPLATGLGLLPASLPLAVAVATGFSGRLVGRFGPARLIALGAWAPPAGYLWCLLAGDHPSYPASTLPALLLVGLGFVLQFAALNTRAMSGVRDTDRGMAGAVYQSSVQVAGALTTALVASLLAAGAHGARRTALAFVTSVGVAGFAVAVAAGAPRRRAPLTAVPEHRHRDG, encoded by the coding sequence ATGACCACCGACAGGGCCGCCACGGCCGCCTCCACCGGAACCGTCTTCGCACGGGGCCTGCTGTTCGTGCTGTCCGGCAACATGCTCCTCGACGCCCTGGAGGTGTCGGTGGCCGTCGTCGCCCTGCCGTCGATCGGCGCCGACCTCGGTCTGTCGCTCACCGCCCAGGGCTGGGTGGTCAGCGGCTTCGCCCTCGGCTTCGGCGGCCTGCTGCTCCTGTCGGGGCGGCTGGTCGCCGAGCTCGGCCTGCGCCGGGTGTACCTGGCGGGGCTGCTGGTCTTCGCCGTCGCCTCCGTGCTGGGCAGTCTGGCGACGAGCGGACCGCTGCTGATCGCCGGACGGATCGTGAAGGGCTGCTGCGCCGCGCTCACCGCGCCCACCGGGCTGGCCATCATCGCGGACGTGTTTCCCGCCGGTCCGGCCCGCAACCGGGCGGTGTCCGTCTACGCGCTGTTCGGGGCCGGCGGGTTCTCGTCCGGGCTGGTGCTGTCGGGGCTGCTGACAGAGGTGAGCTGGCGCTGGACGTTCCTGTTCCCGGGGCCCGTCGCCCTGGTGCTGTTCCTGTGCGGGCTGCGACTGATCCCCGTCCGCGCCCCGGGCGGGGACGGCGCGCCGCCCCGTCCCGGCACCGCGCACCGCTACGACCTGCCGGGTGCCGTCACCTCCGTCGGCGCCCTCCTCGCGCTGGCCTGGGCACTCACCCGGGGGCCGGACGCGGGGTGGGCGGACCCGCTGACGCTGACCGGGCTGCTGCTGGCCGCCGCCCTGAGCACCGCGTTCGTCCACGTCGAGAGGGCCGCACCACGGCCGCTGCTGCGCACCGGGCTCCTCGCCCACCGGCCACTGCGGTGGTCGGCGCTGGGGGCCGCGGCGCTCAACGGGTCCTATCTCGGCTTCCTGTTCGTCGTGACCCTCGATCTCCAGTCCGGCCGGGGCTGGTCACCGCTCGCCACCGGCCTGGGGCTGCTGCCGGCGAGTCTACCGCTGGCGGTGGCGGTGGCCACGGGGTTCTCCGGGCGGCTGGTGGGCCGGTTCGGACCGGCCCGGCTGATCGCGCTGGGTGCCTGGGCACCGCCCGCCGGATATCTGTGGTGCCTGCTCGCCGGCGACCACCCCTCCTACCCGGCCTCGACGCTCCCGGCCCTGCTGCTGGTGGGGCTGGGCTTCGTCCTTCAGTTCGCGGCGCTCAACACCCGGGCCATGTCCGGCGTGCGCGACACCGACCGGGGCATGGCCGGCGCCGTGTACCAGTCCTCGGTACAGGTGGCGGGCGCCCTGACCACCGCGCTGGTCGCGTCGCTGCTCGCCGCGGGGGCGCACGGGGCCCGGCGCACCGCGCTCGCCTTCGTGACCTCGGTCGGGGTGGCGGGGTTCGCGGTCGCCGTGGCCGCGGGGGCGCCTCGCCGCCGGGCACCCCTGACCGCCGTACCGGAGCACCGGCACCGGGACGGCTGA
- a CDS encoding NADPH-dependent FMN reductase: protein MSNIVPLHLAVIVGSTRSGRVGPLVAAWLADRAGRHDDLTVDVIDLAEAGLPSDLDTSAPQVTALAPRLERADAFVVVTPEYNHSFPAPLKTAIDCFRTEWQAKPVGFVSYGGMAGGLRAVEQLRQVFAETHTVGVRDTVSFHNVWEQLGERGEFPVEPAGCDAAAKTMLDQLVWWARALRAGRRAQPYSV from the coding sequence GTGTCCAACATCGTTCCGCTGCATCTGGCCGTGATCGTGGGAAGCACCCGTTCGGGGCGGGTCGGTCCTCTCGTGGCGGCCTGGCTGGCCGACCGGGCCGGCCGCCACGACGACCTGACCGTCGACGTGATCGACCTGGCCGAGGCCGGTCTCCCGAGCGATCTCGACACCTCCGCGCCGCAGGTGACGGCGCTCGCGCCGCGACTGGAGCGCGCGGACGCCTTCGTGGTGGTGACGCCCGAGTACAACCACAGTTTCCCTGCTCCCCTGAAGACCGCGATCGACTGCTTCCGCACCGAGTGGCAGGCCAAGCCGGTGGGCTTCGTCTCCTACGGCGGCATGGCGGGCGGTCTGCGGGCGGTGGAGCAGCTGCGCCAGGTGTTCGCCGAGACGCACACCGTCGGCGTGCGCGACACCGTCAGTTTCCACAACGTCTGGGAGCAGCTGGGCGAGCGGGGCGAGTTCCCCGTCGAGCCCGCGGGCTGCGACGCCGCCGCCAAGACGATGCTCGACCAGCTCGTGTGGTGGGCGCGCGCCCTCCGGGCGGGCCGCCGGGCACAGCCCTACAGCGTCTGA
- a CDS encoding acyl-CoA carboxylase subunit epsilon, which translates to MPTTGLLQHSHARTRDVVDVVVVVPGLGGPADDDGTTGTHSEAAAPATADPGTTPGTAPGPRKPHPVAGLIRVHRGRPTDEELAAVVTVLLARANTIGPAEHPPVRSAPRWRRHGRGLGYRTAHSWQAERRPRRTERGAP; encoded by the coding sequence GTGCCGACAACCGGCCTGCTCCAGCATTCCCACGCCCGTACCCGTGACGTCGTGGACGTCGTGGTCGTCGTACCCGGCCTCGGAGGCCCCGCCGACGACGACGGGACCACCGGAACACACTCCGAGGCCGCCGCCCCGGCCACCGCCGATCCCGGCACCACACCCGGCACCGCTCCCGGCCCGCGGAAGCCGCACCCCGTGGCCGGACTGATCCGTGTGCACCGGGGCCGGCCGACCGACGAGGAGCTGGCGGCCGTGGTCACGGTGCTGCTGGCCCGGGCGAACACCATCGGCCCCGCCGAGCACCCACCGGTGCGGTCCGCGCCGCGTTGGCGCCGGCACGGCCGCGGGCTCGGTTACCGCACCGCCCACAGCTGGCAGGCGGAGCGGCGTCCCCGGCGGACGGAACGGGGAGCGCCATGA